The following DNA comes from Triticum aestivum cultivar Chinese Spring chromosome 3D, IWGSC CS RefSeq v2.1, whole genome shotgun sequence.
GGTGGGCTCCCCACCGAACCGACAACCTTTGGCGCACGGCCAGCGGGTGGGCTCCCCACCAGCGTGAACACCCATGCCACCCCGCAGAAAACCTCGCCAAGATTCGTGCGCGTTGGAAACTGCAGGGGCATACCCGTAATTACCCCCGTCACCCAAAGGAGATTGCCTTTGTCCGCAGTTGAGACCCACCCACTCTCTCTCCTCCGCCTCCGAGATGGCCAGCTCCTAatccacaccaccaccaccaccaccgccgccaccgccattTCCACTTGAGTCGGCCTCCGCCTTTGCCTCTGGGTGTGGCGCGATGGGGTACCTCCTcctctcgccgtcgccgtcgccgtcgccgccgctcgcgtCCCGGCAccgctcccccgccgccgccgccggccgccaccgcGCGCGGAGGGGCGCGGCCGTCGTTGCGTCGTGCGATGGCGGGCCGTCTTCGTCTCAGGCGGCCCGGTACGCGCTGGCGCGGCGGGCCGTGCTCCTCGGGGTCTCCGCGCTGCCGCTCCTCCGCGACACCGCCGCCAAGGCCGCCGCGCCCAGCAGCGCGGGTCTCGTGACTGGTTAGTGCGATGCTCCGACCCGGGATCTGTTTGTTCATGTCAATTCCGTCTTGTGTTGATATTCGTATATTAAAGCACTAAAGCCTAGTCTGTCAGTGTATTACTTTCTGACGAAAAGGGTTTTACCCTCAATTCGTTACTTTCACCAACGTTTGCAGTACAAAGAGTCAAATACTGTAAAACCAAAAACCTTCTATGGAATTGCTAATTCAAAGAGATTGAATGTCAGCCTGCCATCTTAGACTCTCACCTAAACATATCAGGTTGAAATTTTCACCTGACCTTATGACCTGACATTTCAAAGAATGTCACAACAGCCTGAATAAAACAGTGCAATCGCACACCTAGTGCAACTAAATAACACCATATGCAACCCTAAAAAAACACCATATGCAGAGAGTGACATGTCTTGTGTTGTAGAGATGCATGTGATGTTTCATGTCAAATCTCAAGACTATTTCTGTCGAAATGCAAACTTCCTCTAACTGTGGATCTTTGTTGCATTTTGAATTTTCACTAGAAAAATCCCCCGAGGCCCATTAGTTTATAAATATTGATTGGAACTACAAATTGAGTTTGGGCTGGATTTTTTTCCATACTATTGTACTTCTACAAAAAGATGGTGATGAGTCATGACTATAGATAACTCCTCAAACTAAATCTTACCCTTGGTATGTGCCACGCCACAATGGTTTATGTCTAGGTTTTGTGAAAGGTTCATACCTGAAGCATCCGTCAGTTTGGACATGGCATAAATCCTGTACTTAGTGCAGTTAGTTGTCATGAGAATGCTTAAACTTGATATTCTGGTGGAATAGATTTGATATTGGAGTTACACAGCTATGCTCTCATTATTCACGACTTATCTCAAGTGAATTTTGATCAGATGTCACTTTTTAAATTTTCCCGCAGTTTATGGCATGTCATTACCCCAAGGGTTTATTAGAAGAAAGGGGATCCTTGCCCCGAGGATAGATCGTCATGCTCAGAATTGCTACAAAACTTTCAAGATTGGACGTAATAAAGTCATCTGTAAACCTAACGATGCCATGCTTGATGGTCAGAATTCCTGCCCTCATTTAAATAGGCATATTGAAGATGGGATTTACAGTATCATTTATGACTTCCGTAGTAACCCTGTCAGGGTCTACTATGATGCATTCCTTTGCTTTTGCTCCCTGGTATAAATATTTACTAGTGTGCCTGGAAACTCTACTCCAAGATAAGGTTATTTTGAATTCCCTTGTCTTCGTGCTGCCTCATTGTCATCACACTGGAGTGCTATTTAGTGCTTGCATACGAATACTACTAACTTGGGAACATTTTGTAAACATAAACATACTGATACTAGATTACTAGTTCATTTGTTTTCCACATTTATGATGGCTTTGGAAAAATAGATAAATAGTTGACGTTGCTTTTCCTCTGTAGAGACAAAGGATGTCCCAAAGGTGGATGAACCTCAGGCTGGCGGGACTATGGTTGATGAACCTCAGACTGGCGGGACTCAGTCAGAAGCTCCTCTACTTGAAGCCCCTCAACCCGAATCATCCTTACCAGTGGTGCAAACACAATCTCCAGGGAATCCACTTGCCGGACTTCTGAATGCAATTGCGGTTATTGCCTCGGGAGTTCTTGCTGGATTGTATGGCACATCTCGACAGGAAAAGGAGGCCCTGCAATCTGTCGTCTCATCTGTAAATCATCTGCAAACCACACTCACTTTGACATATTTCATAATACTTGCTGATATTCTTGTGTAGTCTTGGCCAAGATCCTAAGGAAGGCAAAAGAGAAATGGACACAAATAGCAATGTGCATACCCATAGACAAACACACGTGTTTGTGCGCGTGTGTGTGCTTTGATTGCTGGGCGTGGGcatgtgttttataaaaaaatgaacaCTCTCAAATTAGGGTGTGCAGGAGCTTACATATATTGTACTGATTAAAACTAATTTTCGTTAGGCTTGAAAGTATAGGACTCACTTGAACCTTGCTAGCTTGAATACTCTTATTTCCTACCATGATGTTCTCAGGGAAACATGTCTTAAGTTGACTCACTTTGAGAGTGTAACTTGCATATGAATGCAATAAGATTAAAAATTATTATAAGTACTTTAATACCTTGAAATTTTTATATGTTCAAATTGATCCATGAAGACATTTATCTGACATGTCTAAATTGCTACTTTGTTCAGTTGGAGATCAAATTGGCTGAAAATGAGGCAGCGATCTCATTGATGAGGGAGACCTATGAAAAAAGGTTATTAGAGCAACAAGCAGCACAGAAGAAGCAATCTATGAAGTTCCAGGAGCAGGAAGCTTCATTACTAGATCAATTGGCTTCAACAAAAAAGACTGTAACATCACTAAGTGAAGAATTCAGAAGGGAGAAGGCACGGGCTGAGGAGCTCAAGGATGAAATACGGATATTGGAGAGTAGTATTGATAAAGCTGGGGATGATAAAGATGTGCTTGAAGCCAAACTGACAGAAAAGGTTGGTGAAATGAATGATTTGCAGGAAAAATTAAGTCTACTCAGCCAACAGAATGCTAGCAAGGAGAAACGCATCGAGGAACTCAACTCATCACTTTCTTCAAAGGAAGCAGAGTACCAGAACCTGCGCCGTTTCTCTCATCAAACGAAAGAGAGTCTTGAACTTGCAAATGCTAAAATACAACAACTGGAGGAAGAGATTCATACAACTAAAAATGATCTTGCTTCTAAGATATCGTCAATTGATTCACTGAGTGAGAAACTTCAAGTATTAAGCTCTGCAAAGAAGGAAGccgaggaaaaaataaatgagctaATTAAAGAGTGTACAGACTTAAAGGCTTCTTCTGAGATAAGAGCGAACCACGATTCTGAACTACTGTCTGAGAAAGATGATCTGATCAAACAGCTGGAAGAAAAGCTCTCTGTTGCATTAAGTGCCTCTAGCAAAGACCATGAAGTCATTGCCGGATTGAACAAGGAATTGGATGCCACCAAAGCAATGCTAGACGATGAAGTTGCGGCACTGAAAAGCCTTAGAGATTTACTTAAATCCACTGAAGAGACCCTAAGTGATTCCCGAACTGAGGTTTCCAAACTTTCCGAGGACCTTGATGAAGCAAATAGGACAAATAAGGACCTGGTATTGCAGATTTCAAATCTCCAAAGCGAGTTCAATGAAATGCGAGAAGGTCTGACTTACAAGCTTGGAGAGGCTGAATCAGTATCTAAAGCTCTATCAGATGAACTGGTCTCAGCTAAAGAGATGATTCAAAAGGGTCAGGAAGAACTTGAAGCTACCTCTAATGAGCTTACTTCTGCCGTGGAAGCTCGTGATAACCTGAAGAAAGAATTGCTGGATGTGTACAAGAAGTTCGAGTCCACCACACAGGAGCTTGTTGATGAAAGGAGAATTGTGACTACTTTGAATAGGGAGCTTGAGGCTTTGGCTAAACAATTGAATGCAGATTCTCAAGCACGAAAAGTACTCGAAGCAGACCTGGATGAAGCAACCAGATCACTAAACGAGATGAACACGAGTGCAGTGTCACTCTCTGAGGCGCTAGAGAGCACTCATTCCAAGAATGCCACTCTTGAAGCAGAGAAAGAAATGCTATCAAAAGCTCTCGATGAACAAACAAAACTGACAACCGAGGCTCAAGAGAACTGTGAGGATGCTCAGAATCTTATCACAAGGCTTCAGACAGAAAGGGAGACTTTTGAAATGAGGTCTAGGCACCTCGAAGAGGAACTGGCGTTAGCGAAGGGTGAGATGTTGCGCCTAAGGAGGCAGATTAGTGCAAGCAAATCCCAGAAAACAAGATATGTTCCCAGAGCAAGTGCATCCACAGAAACCAGCACTGCTCCCAGAGCAAGTTCGCCCACAGAGACCAGCAATGTTCCCAGAACAAGTGTTCCCACAGAGACCAGTCAGACCCCGAACGAGCAGTCTGTGAATGATGGTACTCAGAAGACCGGTGAAATTGCTGCTGAGACTCCATATACTGTAAGAGTAAAGGCTAGGAGAGGAAAAGGTGGTGCGTCGCGATGAATCTGTCTGGTAGTCCCATAGAGAAGTGCCATCTTCCTTTCATTTTGTTTAGTCATCAGTTATAACTTTATTTTTCATACTACCATCCTGTAGCGTCGGTAGTCATTTCAGTGCTATTTAGTTTACTTGTGACGTTTGAGACATCCAGTTCCTTTCCTGTAATTCACGTGCTGCGAGTTTTGAGAATTTGAGGGTTTACATGTGTACAGGTTAATTTTTTGAACTGTCAACATGATGGAGAATTCTTTTATCTGTAGTTACACTGAATTGTTCATAGGTACTATCTGCTTGTTTTATCTACTTGCTAGAATCAATTTTCTGCTATTCACTGTTAATCTAGCAGTATTGCTTATTTTCAATTGCAGTAGGCCAGTAGCGCTACCTATACTTTGTGCATCATGTGTTTTCGGTTAACCCACATGCTCCTGCTTGATCACCTCAGTTCACACATTTTCATATGCTGGAGGCAGGTTTGTTTGTTCCCTGGGGATCCAGTGGTTGCTGCTACCAATTGGTTTAAGGGAAACATGGTGTATAAAACTTGCAGAGCTTTATTTTATTATATACTACTAGTATGTACGCCAAATTTCAAGGGATAGATACATTATATCTTCTCAAGGAATATACTCATATTTTGGATGAACATACTCCCAACATCTTTTTCATGGACATGGTTCCGTTCTGGTGAACACACTCTATTTCAACAGTATAATGAAACTTTGGAAGAGTATGCATCACAGATTTAATTAATATACTTAACAGAAAAAATGTCTCCCCCGTTCAGTTCTCCCTCATGGAGACACACCTCACCTGTTTATCTAGAGCACATGGCCCACACAGTCCAGGTTTCTGTGTTGTTTGGTTAAGTCACAAGTCAGGCCCCTACTAATAGATTGGCAGATATATTCTCAATCTAACATGAAACTGCAACACATTTTCTTATGAGTGGCAAATATTATGGGCTTAAGTCATCTTTGCATAATGGGCATGTGCCAGTCTAATTGAAGATCCCAACCTCAGGCAGTTATCCCATGGATTAAGTTGTATTGTTAATTTGTGAATCAAATCCTTGAGCTGAGGCAATCTGAAACTGAAGTCCAAGGTGAAATATGTTTAGGCATTTACTTTATATAGTTGATGATCATTGCAGAAGTTCTTGGTAGAACGACCGTCATGGCACTGGCATTGGGAGCATGTCCATGAGACGGTTCTATAGCACTATACCACTAGATGAAATAATCGGCAGATCGTCGCTTGTTTTAAAACAGTAGTGAAACGAAGCACAAAACATATACAGAAAAAAAGACTTGCACAACAGGTGAGATAACTTAATGAAACGAGCATGTAACAATACATGATTAAACATAAAAAAATCATGGTAATTTGACAATTAATTCTCAACAGCATGGCACTGGCTGCAAGGCTCCACAACGTTTAACTCAACTGTAGAGGGAACTTTCTCTAAGATGTAACTTCTCACAACCACGAGAGCTTTATGGGCTTCCATGATCATATTCATATTCCCAACTGAGCATTTACTAGCACCATCCGAACACCTAAGATCATAACAGACAGTGTCCAGTGTAAGGCGCTCTAGTGAAACCGCGTTCTCAAGAATATGGACTGTTAGCTCAACCATGCTTTTCGCAGAGCAGAAATCGATGATCTTCACATCCTTGATGCTGTCATGGCAGTGTCCTGGCATCTGCCTTAGATGTGAGGAATCACCTAAAACTGAATCATGCTCTACACTCTGTTGTGTTACCTGCCCATGATAGATATCAATGTCACTCATAACAGAGAAAAAACAAGATATGTGCTTTGAATTAACTGTTTCAATAGACACTAGATATCCTTGGGAAGATGAACATGACTTACACACAACATCAAGGTCTCCAAGGAAGGACAAGCATCAAGAAAAGAAACCAGAGAAAAGTAATCATAGTCCGGGCAAAAAGCCCCTGCTGATACCATGAAAGAAATACACAAGTGCTTGAGGTGGAGGAATTTGCCAGGTGAAAACGGTATGTCTGTCTGTATAAAAAAAAGAACACCTCAGATTAATAATATAGCAAGGAAATCGCCAGTAATAACCCAGAGTCTTAGAGTATTACCGCCAAAGATGAGGTTATGTCAAGAGTTTCAAGATTTGGGACCATCTGTGGAAGCTTGGCGCGAGCATAATGAACAACGTTCCAACCAGAAGCTGAAATCATAATGTCTAGCACCGCATCTCCAATTGACACTTCTACTACGCCACCAGTGTATTCAAAAACGGTGAGATTAGGAGCTTTGCTCTTTATAACCTCCAGATTTTCACAATCAGTGACCACCAACTGGCTGAGCCGCTGGAGCACGCAAGGTATCTTGAGGCAAGTTATCTCTTTGCAATACGTGAGTACCAATTCCTCCAAAGCAAAAGAACACGAAAGAAGGCACCCTAACTCGTCCCCTGTAATATACACTTCAGACAATTCTAGACTAGTCAGGCTTCTTAGGCAACTAAATCCAGCCATGGGACGGAAGACACAGCTGCTGAGACGAAGATCCCGAATTGTGTTTGCACTCCCATTAAGTAAAACTGAGCATGGAAAATTGTAATCCAAGTCATCATGCAGCAAAAGGGCAAGTTCTTCAATCCCTGGCTTAACAGCAAGGTGAAGCCAATCATTAAGATAACATGCGCTGATATTGGCAACATCATCTATTTCAAGCCTGAGTGCCTTCAGACCATTGCCTGAGTGGTTTCTCAGAATGTGGTAAATTATCCTGACAAGATTGCTCGTTTTTTCATCTGATGTTTTATTCTTTCTGTACAGGTTTTCATCGAAGATTGTTTCCTTACTGAAGGTGAGATCGGGATGGCATTTCCAGGAACGTTGAAACAAGTGTGACACGCAGGCAGCACGTGCAGCATCTCGCAGGGACAGCAGAGAATGTATATGAGCCCAGATTTCCTGCACGCACATGTGTTAGAGAAAAAAGTTCAACATTGGACTTGTAGAGGCGACCGGTTGCTTCAATTTGGAAAAGAAAAAATAAGGCCGTAGTGAGTACCATTCGGAACTACGTGCTTCCGCTAAGTCAAGTGCATTGCAGTAGTTAGATTGAGCATTGCGCAGAGAAGATCCTTCCCGCAATGTTATTAGTGGCTTTCCTAAGAAGTGCTGTTAGTGACTTGTACGGATTAAGTAATATGCAATCCATCCACGAAATGTGCATCCAGTAACTAACATTCAACAATGTTAGTCGGTGCATTTTAGTCAAACAAGATGCACTGGATGTGATACGTTGCACAATCGCACGTGATAAACAAGTCAGTTTTGCAACAACAAAAGGCAGAACTGAACATGTAACTTCAGCTAGGCTAAAAATATTAAATAGTAttccctccgatccataataagtgttgcagttttgaactaaccaTAGTCCAAAaccgcgacacttattttggatcggagggagtattacaATTTTACCTGAATATTTGTTAATATATCTAGAAGCCCGTGTAATAGAATGCAACAGCGCTAGCAGCTACAgtgaagatacatgacatgagCGTTGGTAACTAAGGTGAGAGGATAACAAATTACACAGACCAGATAAAATGTCATTCTACAATTACTAGAATATGCAGTTTAATCTTTAATTTTTTTACTAGAATTAGGAAGCACTGTATGAAATCAACACCTTAGTCCAAACCATAAAGCCAGTGAAAGCTTTCAGAGCAGCACTTAAATAACTTCTATCTTTCCTTGTGGAATCTAGGCACCTTGGGGCAAGAAATGGCCCTCACTTGGTCTCTCTAAAGTTTGCCAGTGCACATGTTTGAAATCACATTTGTCCTGCCCCAATTTTATTTTGCACTAATTTTGGTAAAACAAAACTGAGCATTAAACCAAGCATACTCTAGATCATGGCGCAGTCATTCAATAGTGTAGAAATGTATCCGTTATGATACGTTTAAACTTCAAACTAGTGGTTAGATATAGACACCCAAACAACATCAACATTCGAACTAGTAGTctcaaacaacatcaacatccaAACTAGTGGTGATATAGACACCCAGATTCTGGATGGAAGTGATATAGTGGACACATAATGGAACGTTTATTGAACTACCGAACATCAAGAAGCACCCTTCATAGAGAATAGTGTGTCATGCTTTATGAGATTATCGGCCGGACGAGGATGGCATGTGCCAGATCTAAATGAGAAAAATACTAAGGACAAGTTACAGATTGAAGGTTCTGCTAAGTATAAATAACAAAGATCGTGAATATAATCACAACAGGAGAATATGGTATAAATGTGTCATGTGTGGCCCTAGGAAAGTAGGAAGTCTGCTCCTTATCAAGTAATATTTGCATTTACATAGCATCAGTGGCGAATCTAGAAAGAAAATTGAGGGTGGGCTCAAAGTTTACGCTGAGAAAATTAAATGCTCTTGTGAAGAAATAATCCTTTTGCGCAAATATACTAAAATTTTCCTAGATTTCTACTAGAAACATGTAGTATTTACTAGAATTTGTTGGAAAATATCAAAGTTTGAACAAAAATTCGAACATGTTCACTAAAATAGTCATTATCTCCCAACTAGAACTAAACTAGCTACTGGCTTAAGGGAAACAACCACTGACTAGAACTAAACTAGAAAGCAATTAGTTCCAGATGATTGACATTTCTACTGATTagaactaaactaactaaactacatatgcagaGAAAAAACTAAACTACAACAGCAATCGTCCAAGCACAACACTAAACTTGCTACTGACTAGAAGTCTAGAACTAAACTACCTAAGTGGAGAGAAGAAATTGGACACATGAGGAGATATCCACCGGCGAGCTGCCGCACAAGGGAGCCTCGAACACAGGTCCTCCCTGGAATTTGGATCCCTAGCTACCTCAGATTGTCAGCGATGGGGTGCGGTCGTGCACGTGCGGGCTGCCTCGCTACAGCTTGTGCGTGGTGCGCCTGCTATCTGTTCCTGGCCTCGTGATGGGCTGGTGGCTTAGATGTGCCTGTCGGCCTACTATTCCTGGGTTGGGCCTGCCGATGCTTAGTAGTAAAAAATAAATTCATGATTTTTGAGGGTAGGCTCGAGCCTATCGAAGCCTCACCGGTAGATTCGCCCCTGCATAGCATAGACCCGCCAATGTGAAGCTAGAGCAATCGTTAAATATCAGCAATTTATGACGAACCTCTGGAAGGCTTGGCCCTAAACGTCACAATTTTTTACCACCCAGAGGTTTGTCTTCTTGTAGGTAGGTCAATTCTTCCCTTTTGGCCAATGAAGCAATCAATCCATCTGCAACACATCGTACATGGTTAAAAAGATGTCAATATAAGGAAACAACAAGCACAGGCACAACCAATTTGTTTCTATTATCCAACTTGTGCACAAGGAAATAAAACTTCAATTAACCATAAGACGTAGGTATATCTGCAAAGCATCACCTAAACTCCGCTTCATCAATCTGCTCCCTCCCATTGCCACAAAACATTACTCCCACTTATTTCCGATCAGACCACTAATCTTTGGTCAGTTCTTGTACAGAACCACAATTTTTTTCTTCCTCCATGTCCACCATCTCAGAACTAATAATTTGCACTACACCGGACCTGACATCTTGGCCAATGTCATTGTGGCAAGACTCAAGTGCAGAGTAGATATTGTGGTTTTGTGCCAAGGAAGTAACCCAACGAGTTGGTGTTTTGTGcaatttccttttattttttcgACAAAGTAGAAATAGAGTCTAAGATGGAGCTCAAACAAATAAAGGAGCTCTTGTGTCAGGTACTAGAGGGAGTACATGGAAGAGGATTGGATGGCTAAGACTAAGATGACTCTTAATTCTATCTAGATCTATGGCTATCTGTGTATCTTCTTGTTACTGCTGCTAtttttccttttgcttccaagTCACTCTTAATTCCCTACTCTTAACTCAGTGAACATCGATTCCTTTAAGCAGATACACGCGGCGTAAACAGAGAAGAAGCTTACTGCGGTGGGGCtggatctggtggtgacgccgatcCCGCTGCATCGACATGAGCCGCTGGAGCGCCAGCAGCCCCATGACTCGATATGTCGATGACGACTGAGGGTGGGATGACCAAGCCTGGACAAGC
Coding sequences within:
- the LOC123077521 gene encoding MAR-binding filament-like protein 1 isoform X1 — encoded protein: MGYLLLSPSPSPSPPLASRHRSPAAAAGRHRARRGAAVVASCDGGPSSSQAARYALARRAVLLGVSALPLLRDTAAKAAAPSSAGLVTVYGMSLPQGFIRRKGILAPRIDRHAQNCYKTFKIGRNKVICKPNDAMLDETKDVPKVDEPQAGGTMVDEPQTGGTQSEAPLLEAPQPESSLPVVQTQSPGNPLAGLLNAIAVIASGVLAGLYGTSRQEKEALQSVVSSLEIKLAENEAAISLMRETYEKRLLEQQAAQKKQSMKFQEQEASLLDQLASTKKTVTSLSEEFRREKARAEELKDEIRILESSIDKAGDDKDVLEAKLTEKVGEMNDLQEKLSLLSQQNASKEKRIEELNSSLSSKEAEYQNLRRFSHQTKESLELANAKIQQLEEEIHTTKNDLASKISSIDSLSEKLQVLSSAKKEAEEKINELIKECTDLKASSEIRANHDSELLSEKDDLIKQLEEKLSVALSASSKDHEVIAGLNKELDATKAMLDDEVAALKSLRDLLKSTEETLSDSRTEVSKLSEDLDEANRTNKDLVLQISNLQSEFNEMREGLTYKLGEAESVSKALSDELVSAKEMIQKGQEELEATSNELTSAVEARDNLKKELLDVYKKFESTTQELVDERRIVTTLNRELEALAKQLNADSQARKVLEADLDEATRSLNEMNTSAVSLSEALESTHSKNATLEAEKEMLSKALDEQTKLTTEAQENCEDAQNLITRLQTERETFEMRSRHLEEELALAKGEMLRLRRQISASKSQKTRYVPRASASTETSTAPRASSPTETSNVPRTSVPTETSQTPNEQSVNDGTQKTGEIAAETPYTVRVKARRGKGGASR
- the LOC123077521 gene encoding MAR-binding filament-like protein 1 isoform X2; this encodes MGYLLLSPSPSPSPPLASRHRSPAAAAGRHRARRGAAVVASCDGGPSSSQAARYALARRAVLLGVSALPLLRDTAAKAAAPSSAGLVTETKDVPKVDEPQAGGTMVDEPQTGGTQSEAPLLEAPQPESSLPVVQTQSPGNPLAGLLNAIAVIASGVLAGLYGTSRQEKEALQSVVSSLEIKLAENEAAISLMRETYEKRLLEQQAAQKKQSMKFQEQEASLLDQLASTKKTVTSLSEEFRREKARAEELKDEIRILESSIDKAGDDKDVLEAKLTEKVGEMNDLQEKLSLLSQQNASKEKRIEELNSSLSSKEAEYQNLRRFSHQTKESLELANAKIQQLEEEIHTTKNDLASKISSIDSLSEKLQVLSSAKKEAEEKINELIKECTDLKASSEIRANHDSELLSEKDDLIKQLEEKLSVALSASSKDHEVIAGLNKELDATKAMLDDEVAALKSLRDLLKSTEETLSDSRTEVSKLSEDLDEANRTNKDLVLQISNLQSEFNEMREGLTYKLGEAESVSKALSDELVSAKEMIQKGQEELEATSNELTSAVEARDNLKKELLDVYKKFESTTQELVDERRIVTTLNRELEALAKQLNADSQARKVLEADLDEATRSLNEMNTSAVSLSEALESTHSKNATLEAEKEMLSKALDEQTKLTTEAQENCEDAQNLITRLQTERETFEMRSRHLEEELALAKGEMLRLRRQISASKSQKTRYVPRASASTETSTAPRASSPTETSNVPRTSVPTETSQTPNEQSVNDGTQKTGEIAAETPYTVRVKARRGKGGASR